Genomic DNA from Acidimicrobiales bacterium:
AGGCGGCACGTAGCGAAACTCACCGACGGCGGGGCGGTCACCGTCGCGCCACGCCTTGTCGGCCTGCTCGGCGGCACCGAGGATGGCGTTCCCGGTCATGAACGACAGCCGCGACGCCGACGCCGACCCGGAGTCGCCGGTGGTGGCGGTGTCGGAGAACGTCGGCCGAATGCGATCGAACGGCAGGCCGACGGCCTCGGCCACCATCTGCACGAAGGCGGTGTGTGAGCCCTGGCCTACCTCGGCCCCGGCCAGGAACACCTCGGCCCAGTCGGGCCGGTCGCCGGCGTGGTCGGCATCGGTGCGGTCGTCGGCGTGCAGCACGATCTTGGCCACCGATCGTTCGGGGAAGCCGAACGAGAAGCCGACGTTCTTGTAGGCGCAGGCAAAACCTCGACCGCGGCGCACCGAACCACTCGTCGGCGGAAGCGAAGCGAACGAGGCGATCGGCATGACTGGCTTCGGCGGTTCCTCCCACGAGGCCGCTTCGGCACAGGCCTCAATCACCTCGGGGATCGACACGCCGGGAGGCATCTCGGTGCCGGTGATCCCGATCGAACCCTCGCCGAGTGCGTTGCGGCGCCGGATCTCGACGGGGTCGATCCCGGTCGCCTCGGCGAGCTTGTTCATCTGGCTCTCGGACACGAAACAACCCTGAGGTCCACCGAAGCCTCGGAACGCACCGCCAGGCACGGCGTTGGTATAGACCGCGTAGGAGTCGATGCGGGCGTTCGGCACCTCGTAGGGCCCGGCGACGGTGAGGTGCATGTTTCCGAGCACCTTGTTCGAGGTGTAGTTGTACGAGCCTGCGTCGAGGTACCCGTCGGCCTCGACCCCGAGGATGAGCCCATCCTTGGTGGCGGCCAGGCGAGCATGCACTCGGCCACGATGCCGTTTGTGGTGACCGACGATCGACTCCTCGCGGCTCCACTGCGACCGGATCGGACGCTCGATGCCCTTGGCCCACAGCCGCTGGGCCGCGAGCGCGAGCACGATCTGCATGCTCATGTCTTCTCGACCGCCGAAGGCACCACCGATCGAGGGGTAGATCACTCGAACGGCCTCGTCGGGCAGGTCGAGCGCATGGGCGATCTGTTCGCGGTCTTCGTGGGTCCACTGTCCGGCGATCTCGACGGTCGGTCGACCCTCGTCGTCGACGTATGCCAATGCCGCCTCGGGCTGGAGGTAGGCGTGCTCCTGGTAGGGGAACTCGTAGGTGCCTTCGACCACGACGTCGGCCCGGGCGAACGCCTCGGCGACATCACCTTTGCGCACCACGAGGTGGTAGTAGGCGTTGGAACCTTGACCGTTCTCGGGGTGGAGCATCGGCGCTCCGTCGGCCAGCGCCGCGTCGAGATCGGCGAGGATCGGCAGCTCTTCCCACTCCGTCTCGATCAGCGCAGCAGCGGCCAACGCCTGTGCGGCAGTGTCGGCGACGACGACCGCCAACTGGTCGGCCTCCCAGCGGGACACGTCGGCCGGAACCGCCGATCGCCCAGAGGTGACCGGGCCGATGAGCACCGGCTGGTCGGCCATCGTGAGTCCGTATTCGTTGACCGGCACGTCGGCGGCGGTGATCACCAGCAGCACGCCATCGGCCGCCTCGGCCGCGGCAGTGTCGAGCTTGGTGATGCGAGCGTGCGGCTGGTCGGTGAACACGATGACGGCGTGGGCCACGCCTTCGGGCCAACGGTCGCCGGGATACTCGGCCGCCCCGGTGGTCTTGTCCTCGGCGTCGAGGCGAGCGACGACGTGCCCCATCCCGGTGTCGTTGCTCCCGGTCATCGCGCCACCTCCTGCGTTGCGCTCAGCGACACCTGGGCCTCGATGATCTTGTAGTAGCCGGTGCATCGGCAGAGGTTGCCCGACAGCCCGAGTTGGAGGTCGTGCTCGCCCGGATCGGGGCATTCCCGGGACAGCGCCGAGCCCGCCATCAGGAAGCCGGGGATGCAGTACCCGCACTGGACGGCGGCGTGATCGACGAATGCCTGTTGGAGCGGATGGAGAACGCCGCCGTCGGCCAGCCCCTCGATGGTGGTGATGTTCGCCCCCTCAGCCCGCCCAGCAGGCACGAGACAGCTCAAGACCGAGGTTCCCTCGAGGTGCACGGTGCATGATCCGCACTCCCCTTCTGCACAGCCCTCCTTGGTGCCCGTGAGCCCCGCGGACTCGCGCAGCCAGTCGAGGAGATTGCCCCCAATCCACGGGGCCTGGATCGTCACCCCGTTGACGGTGGACGAGACGACATCGCCCTCTCCCAGTTCGACCGTGGAGGTCGGGGTGGCCGGCACAACAGCGGGGCCGCCGAGCACCGGCACGGTCACCGGCCACATACGACCCTGCTCGTTGCGAGCGATGGCACCGAGCATGCGGCTGACCATGACCGATAGCAGGTCGACCCGATACTCGGCCGGAGCCCGCAGGTCGTCGATCGGTTGGACGGCAGCAGCGGCCGCGGTTGCTGCGGCTTCGATCGCGTCGGCGACGAGCCGTCGGCCGATCAGTGCCGCCTCGGCGGCGGTGGCGCGCACGATGGTCGGCGCCACCGAGCCCAGCGCGATGCGAGCCGACCTGACGACATCGCCGTCGAAGGCGACCACGATGGCTGCGTGGACCACCGAAATGGCCTGGGCCTTGCGGAGGCCGAGCTTGAGGTACAGCCCTCGTTCGTCGGATTCCAGTGGACGGATCGTCAGCCCCGTGACCAACTCGTCGGGTGCTTTCACGGTCGCACGGACACCGGTGTGGAACTCATCAAGGGAGACCGAGCGGATCCCTCGAGTCGACGCCAACGACACCTCACACCCGAGCGCTCGCAAGGCCGAGATCGTGTCGTTGGCCGGACTGGCGGTGACGACGTTGCCCACCACCGTCGCCCGGTTGCGAAGCGCCGGCGAGCCGACCTCGAGGCAGGCCTGAGCCAACGGCAACGCCCGCTCGACCAGGAGCGGCGAGGTCGCGACGGCATTGTGTGTGACGAGCGGGCCGAGGTGGAGGCCGTGGCGAGACTCGTAGATCGCATCGAGTCCGTCGATCCTGGTGAGATCGATCAGTACGTCGACCTCGCCACCGACCCGTCGATCGAGCTCGACCATGAGGTCGGTGCCACCGGCGACGACTCTGGCTCGCTCACCGTGTCGAGCGAGGAGCTCGAGTACCTCCTCGATCGTGGTCGGGGCGACATAGTTGACCGGCTCGATCGCCGGCCGCTGAACCTCATGCACCTGCGGCCTCCCCGCCGTTGTAGATCGAGCCGCCCTGACTCGCATAGTCGGTCAGCACCTTGGTGGCTGCCGATCGCTCGACATCGACCACGACCTCGATCCCGTCGGCGACCAACCGCTCGACCCAGTCCGAGGGCTTGTGCCCCTCGTCGAAGCCGACCGATCGTGCGTCTTCGTCGCGGGCACCACAGACCAATCGTTGCACACCCGACCACGGAACGGCGCCCAAGCACATGGCGCAGGGCTCGGTGGTGGTGACCAGCTCGAAGGCGCCGGCCGATGCAAGGTCCCAGGTGCCGAGCCGCTGGCCGGCCATGGCGATGGCGACCACCTCAGCGTGAGCAATCGGCGCCGACGCCGGCACGACACGGTTCACCCCGGGAGCGATCAGGTAGCCGTCGGCGTCGAACACCCCAGCCCCGAACGGGCCACCGCCGTCGGCAACATTGGCCGCCGCCAGTTCGATCACGAACGACATCCGGTCCTCGACCGTGGCCAGCGGACCCACCGCCGCCACACGCTCCCAGATCCAGTCCGGAAGGTCGATGACGATGGACGTCGAAGCGTTCATGACACGAAGCGTGCCCAGAGAACGACACAGCGTCAACGTCGCCAGATGACAGCAGTGTGAATCCCGCAGGTGAGGTTCGCGTCAGAAGTGGAAGATCTCGATGTGGTCGTCGAGCGTCGCCCGAGCGAAGACCGAGTCGTCGATCGACCAGTCCGACCAGTTGCTCAGGTTCATCTGTGCCGGGAACGTGCCGATCACCGAGCCGTCGGTGGCCGACACCACGACGTGGTTCTCCGCGCCATCGGCCGAGATGAACATCGTGCCGGCTCCACTCGCCCGCAGTGGGGCCGTGATGGCGGGAGCGGCGATGCTACCTGGCTCGAGCACATGGGTGCTTGCAGCGACATCCTGAATCCAGGTGGTGGCCCCGACCGCCTTGACCCACTGGTCGAAGGTCAACTCGGTCCTCGATCGGGGCTCGAAGGTGGCCGAGTCGAGGACCAGCAGCTCCTTCGCGTCGGGGTCGGGGTAGTGCACGATCACCAACTCGTCCGATCCCGGGCGTACCCAGAACTCGTCGGGGGTGACGAGGGTGCCGTCCGGCACGACCGCCATTTCGCCGCTGAGGGTGTCGACCCGACAGATCGTGTCACCCATCGTCCCGAGGTCGTCGGTCGAGAACACCGCACCGGTCGCCTTGTCGAGTTGCCCGTCGGCACATCCGGGATCAGCCGGCACGGGCGCCATCGGGGCGAAGGTCGTTGGTTCCCATGACTGCCAGGAGAAGCCGTCCTGCAAGAGCAGCGACGTGAGCCGGCCATCAGCGCTCCAGTACAGCGGCCCCATGCCGATGGCGTCGACCTCGACGGTCTGGGACTGCGTGCCGGTCGCGGCGTCATAGAACTGCAGGGACGTGGGCGATCCCCGATCGTCGAGCAAGGCAACGACCACCGTCACACCATCGGGCGAGAGGGCGATCCCGCCGATGTCGACGGCGTCGCCTTTGTCGACGGCGAATCGCTGCACCGGCTCGAGCAACGGCGCGTCCTCGAGGGAATCGCTGCCGGCATTCTCACCACTGCCGTCGGCCTGTTCGTCGACCGCCGACCCATCGCCACTCGTCGACGGGTCGGTCCCCTCCTCGATCGATACGCCGGCGGTGGCTCCTTCCTGATCCGCGCCTTCGCTACCACCGCACCCGGCGAGCAGTCCCGCCAGGACCAGAGCCAGCACGAATCTCAGCATCGACCAACCGCTCCCCATGCCCGCCACCATGCCCGTTTCGCCTGCTCGATGCCATACGTCATTCGACGTAGCACTAGTCTCCCGCCCGTCGTGCGATTGGACGAGCGAGATCTTCGAGCGGTGCTGGACGTCGCCACGCGCCTGATGGCCGACCCCCCGCCCCCGTTTGCCGATGTTCTGGAAGGGCTTCGGTCCTTGATCGCCTGCACCAGTGCGTCATTCAACGACATGACGATGGCCAGCGGCGACTACCGCCACCTGGTCGTCCCGCCCGACGACGAGGCACTCGCCACCGAACTCGCGCCTGCGTACGACCGGTTCGCCGATCAGCACCCGCTCGTTGCTCGGATGCTTGCCGATCCTGGCTGCGGAGCACTTCGTCTCTGCGACGTACCCGAGGGCGCGCACTTCACCGACACCGACCTCTACCAACGGTTCTACGCTGCGTTCGACGTGCGGTACCAGCTCGTGTTGAGCCTGCCCTCACCCCCCGATGTCGTCGTTGGGTATGCCCTCAATCGACGCGAGGACCAAGGCGAGTTCAGCGACCGCGACGTCGCCATCCTCGACACGCTCGTCCCGCACTTGGCGATGCACCACCGGGCGGTGCTGGTGCGAGAGCGATCGCTCGCAATGGAGCACGAGGCCGAACGCGACGGCTGGACCGTTGCCATCGTGAGGTCCGACGGCACGGTCGAGAGCACGTCACCCCGCCATCCCCCCGGCTTGCGGTCGGCCACCCCGCTGGTCGAGAGGCAACGAGTCCCCGCCGAGATCGCCGAGCTGCTTCCGGCCGATCGAACAGACCGACCACGAGCTTCGCACCACGAGCTGACGATCGGCGAGGAACGCTGGCATTGCGTGATCCGCTCCCTCCCCATCGGCCCGACCGTGTTGATGGCACGCCGGGTCGGCAGCAGCGCTGAGAAGATCGACCTCGGCAGCATTGGGCTCACACCGCGCCAGACCGATGTGGCTCGAGCACTCGCCGAGACGGGGGGCACGAACGCCCAGCTCGCGTCAACCCTCGGACTCTCCACGGGCACGGTCAAGAAGCACCTCGAGGCGGTGTTCCAGGCACTCGAAGTCGACAACCGAGCCGCAGCGGTCGCCATCCTGCGGACCATGCTCGACTGAACGAGCGCCGCTCAACGCAGACGACTCGGTCTCGCAGCGGTCCCTCGCAGCGACACGGTGACGACGACGACACACAGCGCCAGCGTGATGGCGGCATGGGTCAGACCGTCGCCAAGGGATCCGACGTCGGGACCGTCGACGGCGAACGTGCCCAGCTCCCTCGATGACCAGAACGGCAGCAGCCGCGAGTAGGTGTCGAACGGATTCACGATCGCCTGCAGGCCGGCGAAGAAGAAGAGCACGAGCGTTCCCTCGAGCTCGCGATCGAGCAGCGCGCCGACCGCCGTCCCGAGCCCGATGGCGACGAGGCAGGTCACGGCAAAGTCGAGTACGACCCCCGCCATGCTCCGTGGCTCGTCGATCGACACGATGAGGCTGAACACTGTGGTCAGCCCCGCCGCAGCGACGAGCAGTCCCAGCAGTCGCCCAAGGAGCAGGTGCGATCGACGAGCACCGGCGAGCCCGAGCCGGGGCTCGAGTTCTCGCGCCGACTGCGCGGCGAAGAAGGCGACCGTGCTGATCGACCAGCTGAGGCCGAAGGCCAGCGATCGGACCGCTCGGCCCACGGCGTCGTGCGATACCAGGTAGAACACCAGCGGCATCGCCACCAAGATGGCGACGGTCAGGCGCCGTCGAGCAATCGCCAAGAGCGTGGTCCGGGCTCGGAGGGTCACCAACGTGATCGTTGTCATCGGGTCGGCAATCCTTCGATCTCGACCACCGACGTGGCGGTGCGCAAGGCGTCGGGCGCGTGGGAGGCAATGAGGGTCGAGCCGCCCTCGGATTGCCAGGCCCAGAGCAACTCCCAGAATCGGTGAGTGCTCTCGGCGTCCATCCCTTGGTAGGGCTCATCGAGGAGCAGGATCGACGGCGTTCCCATCAGGGCGATGATCACGCTCAACTTCTGCTGCGTCCCGCCCGACAACTCCCCGGCCCTGGGTGCCGCCGCGGCGTCCCAGCCGAGTTCGTCGGCCAGGCGTTGGCCCTCTCGGATGGCGGCGGGTGCGGCCAGCCCGGCCGCCACACCCGTCAGCGCGAAGTGTTCGGACGGTCGCAAGTAGGGGTCGAGCCCGCCGGACTGCGGCACGTAGCCGATGGAGCCGTCGCAGTCGATGAAACCCGCGTCACGCGACTCGAGTCCGGCAATGATGCGCAGGAGGGTCGACTTGCCGGCACCATTCGGACCGGTGAGCACCACCAGTCCCCCACTCGGCACGTCGCAGCTGACGTCGCTCAGCACCGGTCGTCGTCGGTAGCGCTTCGACACGCCTGACACCGTGAGCACGTTCGGCGCATCAGCCGCCACCAAACGCTGGCTTTGCCCGCCGATCGCAGCGATGATCTCGGCCGCGTAGTCGACCGGCGAGCCGAAGTGCTCGAAGGCGCCGACGTCGGCGTCGGACAGGAACCCGTCGGTCTCGACCAGGATCTCGGCCCGCTCCAGTGCTCGCAGACCGGCGAGCTCGAGTTCGTGGGCGAACGCATCGAGCCACGAGTCGTTTCTCATGCTTGGGCGCCGATCGCCAGTACGGCTGCCACCGAGGTGGCGAATTCGCCCCACAGGGCCGCGTTGCCGGCCAGCTCTGCCCGCCCTGCGTCGCTGAGCCGGTAGTACTTGCGGCCGGGCCCACCCTCGCCAGCCCGCCACTCGGCCGACAGGAGCTGCTGCTTCTCCAGCCGCAAGAGCGCCGGGTAGAGCGTACCTCCGGGGATGCGGCCGAGTCCGGCCGCTTCGAGTCGCCCGGCCAGTTCATAGCCGTAGGCCTCACCTTCGGACAGCAGAGAGAGCAGGCACGGATCGAGGACACCCCGAAGCCAGCCGGCAGGAAGCATGGATTCCGACATAGATAGAAAGCCTATCTAGCTCGCGTGCCGCGCGTGGGTCACGACCCTCACGGCGACCAGTACCGTCGTCGTGTGCCCTGCCGTGTGCCCCGCTCGTCCCCCATCGCCCCCCTCGAACTGTGCGTCAAACTTCCCACCCATCCCGTTCTGTGCGTCAAAGTTCCCGCAGACGACGCGTTTGGCGCACAGAACGGGGATGGCGGTGGGTTTGACGCACAGAATGGGTGCGTGGGGCGATGGCGGCGAGGTGGACCAACGGCGGCGGCGGTGGCGGGACTCATGGCGCT
This window encodes:
- a CDS encoding xanthine dehydrogenase family protein molybdopterin-binding subunit — translated: MTGSNDTGMGHVVARLDAEDKTTGAAEYPGDRWPEGVAHAVIVFTDQPHARITKLDTAAAEAADGVLLVITAADVPVNEYGLTMADQPVLIGPVTSGRSAVPADVSRWEADQLAVVVADTAAQALAAAALIETEWEELPILADLDAALADGAPMLHPENGQGSNAYYHLVVRKGDVAEAFARADVVVEGTYEFPYQEHAYLQPEAALAYVDDEGRPTVEIAGQWTHEDREQIAHALDLPDEAVRVIYPSIGGAFGGREDMSMQIVLALAAQRLWAKGIERPIRSQWSREESIVGHHKRHRGRVHARLAATKDGLILGVEADGYLDAGSYNYTSNKVLGNMHLTVAGPYEVPNARIDSYAVYTNAVPGGAFRGFGGPQGCFVSESQMNKLAEATGIDPVEIRRRNALGEGSIGITGTEMPPGVSIPEVIEACAEAASWEEPPKPVMPIASFASLPPTSGSVRRGRGFACAYKNVGFSFGFPERSVAKIVLHADDRTDADHAGDRPDWAEVFLAGAEVGQGSHTAFVQMVAEAVGLPFDRIRPTFSDTATTGDSGSASASRLSFMTGNAILGAAEQADKAWRDGDRPAVGEFRYVPPPTEPLDPEGAPTTPNFAYGYVAEAVDLSVDLETGHIRVHDVTCAVDAGRVINPQLAVGQVEGAIIQAHGYALSEQLVVENGRVLNPRFSGYLIPGIGDIPERVASVLVEVPDPRGPFGVRGIAEMPLIPYAPAIAAALHDATGVWFDHFPLTPPNVRAQLKAAGVIS
- a CDS encoding FAD binding domain-containing protein; amino-acid sequence: MHEVQRPAIEPVNYVAPTTIEEVLELLARHGERARVVAGGTDLMVELDRRVGGEVDVLIDLTRIDGLDAIYESRHGLHLGPLVTHNAVATSPLLVERALPLAQACLEVGSPALRNRATVVGNVVTASPANDTISALRALGCEVSLASTRGIRSVSLDEFHTGVRATVKAPDELVTGLTIRPLESDERGLYLKLGLRKAQAISVVHAAIVVAFDGDVVRSARIALGSVAPTIVRATAAEAALIGRRLVADAIEAAATAAAAAVQPIDDLRAPAEYRVDLLSVMVSRMLGAIARNEQGRMWPVTVPVLGGPAVVPATPTSTVELGEGDVVSSTVNGVTIQAPWIGGNLLDWLRESAGLTGTKEGCAEGECGSCTVHLEGTSVLSCLVPAGRAEGANITTIEGLADGGVLHPLQQAFVDHAAVQCGYCIPGFLMAGSALSRECPDPGEHDLQLGLSGNLCRCTGYYKIIEAQVSLSATQEVAR
- a CDS encoding nucleoside deaminase, giving the protein MNASTSIVIDLPDWIWERVAAVGPLATVEDRMSFVIELAAANVADGGGPFGAGVFDADGYLIAPGVNRVVPASAPIAHAEVVAIAMAGQRLGTWDLASAGAFELVTTTEPCAMCLGAVPWSGVQRLVCGARDEDARSVGFDEGHKPSDWVERLVADGIEVVVDVERSAATKVLTDYASQGGSIYNGGEAAGA
- a CDS encoding helix-turn-helix transcriptional regulator, with protein sequence MRLDERDLRAVLDVATRLMADPPPPFADVLEGLRSLIACTSASFNDMTMASGDYRHLVVPPDDEALATELAPAYDRFADQHPLVARMLADPGCGALRLCDVPEGAHFTDTDLYQRFYAAFDVRYQLVLSLPSPPDVVVGYALNRREDQGEFSDRDVAILDTLVPHLAMHHRAVLVRERSLAMEHEAERDGWTVAIVRSDGTVESTSPRHPPGLRSATPLVERQRVPAEIAELLPADRTDRPRASHHELTIGEERWHCVIRSLPIGPTVLMARRVGSSAEKIDLGSIGLTPRQTDVARALAETGGTNAQLASTLGLSTGTVKKHLEAVFQALEVDNRAAAVAILRTMLD
- a CDS encoding ATP-binding cassette domain-containing protein, translating into MRNDSWLDAFAHELELAGLRALERAEILVETDGFLSDADVGAFEHFGSPVDYAAEIIAAIGGQSQRLVAADAPNVLTVSGVSKRYRRRPVLSDVSCDVPSGGLVVLTGPNGAGKSTLLRIIAGLESRDAGFIDCDGSIGYVPQSGGLDPYLRPSEHFALTGVAAGLAAPAAIREGQRLADELGWDAAAAPRAGELSGGTQQKLSVIIALMGTPSILLLDEPYQGMDAESTHRFWELLWAWQSEGGSTLIASHAPDALRTATSVVEIEGLPTR
- a CDS encoding PadR family transcriptional regulator gives rise to the protein MSESMLPAGWLRGVLDPCLLSLLSEGEAYGYELAGRLEAAGLGRIPGGTLYPALLRLEKQQLLSAEWRAGEGGPGRKYYRLSDAGRAELAGNAALWGEFATSVAAVLAIGAQA